Proteins from one Paenibacillus amylolyticus genomic window:
- the lipB gene encoding lipoyl(octanoyl) transferase LipB: MSKPLDVAYIPMLDYEEAWNRQKAIVQRLDEGKGAEQMLLLQHPPTYTIGSQNHPEHLLLSPEELREQGISLFQIDRGGDITYHGPGQLVGYPLLILGRDEDLDLHGYLRKLEQVIMDYLADQGITAGRKEGYTGVWIGDMKIAAIGIKFNRCKHRRGFVTSHGFAFNISSGIQHAGFQGIVPCGIEQYGVTSLEDITGKSYTVEQVAHEIVPYFNRIFPYQINWISEKEALQRL; encoded by the coding sequence ATGAGCAAGCCGCTGGATGTTGCATACATACCGATGCTTGATTATGAAGAGGCTTGGAACCGCCAGAAAGCGATTGTGCAGCGATTGGACGAGGGCAAGGGAGCGGAGCAGATGCTGCTTTTACAACACCCGCCAACGTATACGATCGGTTCACAAAATCATCCGGAGCATCTGCTTCTCAGTCCAGAAGAGTTGCGTGAGCAAGGGATTTCTTTGTTTCAAATTGACCGCGGTGGTGATATTACTTATCATGGCCCGGGCCAGTTGGTAGGTTACCCGTTATTGATTCTTGGTCGGGATGAAGACTTGGATCTGCACGGATATTTACGGAAACTTGAGCAGGTAATTATGGATTATCTCGCAGACCAGGGCATCACAGCCGGACGCAAAGAGGGTTACACGGGGGTGTGGATTGGCGATATGAAGATTGCTGCAATTGGCATCAAGTTTAATCGTTGCAAACACCGCCGTGGTTTCGTAACCAGTCACGGGTTTGCTTTTAACATCAGCTCGGGTATTCAACACGCGGGTTTTCAGGGGATTGTTCCTTGTGGGATTGAGCAGTACGGCGTTACGTCATTAGAGGATATAACAGGCAAGTCTTATACAGTGGAGCAGGTAGCACATGAGATTGTTCCGTACTTCAATCGCATTTTTCCATATCAGATTAATTGGATTAGCGAAAAAGAAGCCCTTCAACGTCTGTAA
- a CDS encoding tripeptidase T, with protein MIKQQRVIDQFMELVQINSETKNEQNISKVLKEQFADLGLHVYEDDTMEQTGHGAGNLVITWEAEGTEGVAPIFFTCHMDTVTPGQGIKPELGEDGWIRSDGTTILGADDKAGIAALFEAIRVIQENKIPHGKIQFVITVGEESGLEGARAMNPQDIDAEFGYALDSNGAVGTICVAAPARAEIQMSIYGKSAHAGVNPEDGISAIQVAAKAIAAMTLGRIDDETTANIGKFQGGSALNVVCDFVQLEAEARSIVQEKVELQVAQMRDALETTCRKYGATAEFRSEILYPAFGFHDEQEVVQLAQRAIRSIGLETSTFASGGGSDANIFNGFDIPTVNLAVGYEDIHTTKERIRAEDIVKLSQVVVAIVQETEPARNKILHKLPHVFFRQKSEPGLYGFGLFANSCYISREKIRSCRVKLHRWMHGSMTQ; from the coding sequence GTGATTAAACAACAACGTGTTATCGATCAGTTCATGGAACTGGTGCAGATTAATAGTGAAACGAAAAATGAACAGAACATCTCCAAGGTGTTAAAAGAACAGTTTGCAGATCTTGGTCTTCATGTCTATGAGGACGACACCATGGAGCAAACCGGACATGGCGCCGGAAACCTCGTTATTACTTGGGAAGCCGAAGGAACAGAAGGCGTTGCACCGATCTTTTTCACATGTCATATGGACACTGTAACGCCGGGACAGGGCATTAAGCCTGAACTGGGTGAAGATGGTTGGATTCGCAGTGATGGAACAACAATCCTGGGAGCAGATGACAAAGCAGGGATTGCAGCATTGTTCGAAGCGATTCGTGTGATCCAGGAAAACAAGATTCCTCATGGCAAAATTCAATTCGTCATAACAGTCGGCGAAGAGTCTGGCCTGGAGGGCGCACGTGCGATGAATCCGCAGGATATCGATGCCGAGTTCGGTTATGCGCTTGACTCGAATGGAGCTGTAGGCACGATCTGTGTAGCTGCACCAGCCAGAGCTGAAATTCAAATGAGCATCTATGGTAAGTCCGCACATGCGGGTGTGAACCCGGAAGACGGGATCAGCGCCATTCAGGTTGCAGCCAAAGCAATTGCAGCGATGACACTGGGCAGAATTGATGATGAGACGACCGCAAACATTGGCAAATTCCAGGGTGGATCAGCACTCAACGTGGTATGTGACTTTGTACAGCTTGAAGCGGAAGCCCGCAGTATTGTGCAGGAGAAAGTCGAACTGCAGGTGGCACAGATGCGTGACGCGCTGGAAACGACATGTCGCAAATACGGTGCAACGGCTGAATTCAGAAGCGAGATTCTGTATCCTGCATTTGGTTTCCATGATGAACAAGAAGTGGTACAGCTTGCGCAGCGTGCTATTCGCAGTATCGGGCTGGAGACGAGTACGTTTGCTTCCGGTGGTGGCAGTGATGCCAATATCTTTAACGGATTCGACATTCCAACGGTGAACCTGGCGGTAGGGTATGAGGATATCCATACAACCAAAGAACGCATTCGTGCCGAAGACATTGTGAAGTTGTCCCAGGTGGTCGTGGCTATTGTTCAGGAAACGGAGCCGGCAAGAAATAAAATACTGCATAAGTTACCTCATGTGTTCTTTAGACAAAAGTCCGAACCCGGTCTGTACGGATTCGGACTTTTTGCGAATTCATGTTATATTTCAAGGGAGAAGATTCGTTCATGTAGAGTCAAATTACATCGATGGATGCATGGTTCAATGACCCAATAA
- the mciZ gene encoding Z-ring formation inhibitor MciZ: MNSYLTPQSVHVVGQARQVQLILKQWLREWGPDAKLSDLLAGRK, encoded by the coding sequence ATGAATAGTTATTTGACGCCTCAATCGGTACACGTGGTCGGACAAGCCCGGCAAGTACAGCTCATCCTTAAGCAATGGTTGCGCGAGTGGGGCCCGGATGCCAAGTTAAGCGATCTGCTCGCTGGACGCAAATGA
- a CDS encoding NUDIX hydrolase, producing MKSNQSAQSIHAAQPANPKLDEVTVSTKPIFEGKVISLQIDTVKLPNGQTATREIIRHPGAVAVLALNGDRMLVVDQYRQAMGRTEVEIPAGKLDPGEEPEVAAARELREETGYVAKTLRHLRSFYTSPGFADEIIHLYIAEELEAGDMELDEDEFLEVSEITLEEAYALMDENRISDAKTMMAVYAWDIYKTTGRF from the coding sequence ATGAAATCGAACCAATCTGCCCAATCCATCCATGCAGCGCAACCTGCCAATCCAAAATTGGATGAAGTGACCGTATCCACCAAGCCAATCTTCGAGGGCAAAGTCATTTCACTCCAGATCGATACGGTTAAACTGCCGAACGGTCAGACCGCTACACGGGAGATCATTCGGCACCCCGGAGCGGTAGCTGTACTTGCACTGAACGGGGATCGCATGCTTGTGGTGGATCAATATCGTCAGGCGATGGGACGCACGGAAGTGGAGATTCCTGCCGGAAAGCTGGACCCGGGAGAAGAGCCGGAAGTGGCTGCAGCACGTGAGTTGCGAGAAGAGACGGGATATGTAGCCAAGACGCTGCGTCATTTGCGTTCGTTCTACACCTCACCGGGGTTCGCAGATGAGATCATTCATCTTTACATCGCTGAAGAGTTGGAAGCCGGAGATATGGAACTGGACGAAGATGAATTCCTTGAAGTATCCGAGATCACACTGGAGGAAGCGTACGCTCTCATGGACGAGAATCGGATTAGTGATGCCAAAACGATGATGGCTGTGTACGCATGGGACATTTACAAAACGACAGGACGGTTCTAG
- a CDS encoding endonuclease Q family protein has product MQEKLVTSAMWEPCYADLHIHIGRTSRGEAVKISGSRDLTFENIAREASDRKGIHLLGVIDCHSPVVQMDIEQLLERGTMSEIEGGGIAYQDTTILLGTEIELREPGMREFHMLAYFRDLKTMKSFTDWMKRYMKNVNLSSQRVYVPALEMQSEFKARGGLIVPAHVFTPHKGIYGSTAPRMGDVLDTRLVDAVELGLSSDSSMASYIRELDHVPFLTNSDAHSLGKIGREYNELQVAAPSFDEFRMALQGEAGRKIAANYGLNPRLGKYHRTYCAACGSIMDEQAMSAERCPHCGSLKLVQGVLDRILAISDREIPHVPANRPAYHYQVPLDFIPGLGKAKLRQLLDHFGTEMNILHRTHEEELAAVVGPVLAGLIVAARNGQLELSSGGGGTYGKVAVQVRSSD; this is encoded by the coding sequence ATGCAAGAAAAACTGGTAACGTCTGCGATGTGGGAGCCCTGTTATGCAGACCTGCATATTCACATCGGACGAACCTCTCGTGGTGAAGCCGTGAAAATCAGCGGCAGTCGCGATCTGACATTTGAGAATATTGCCCGGGAAGCATCGGATCGCAAAGGAATTCATTTGCTTGGTGTTATTGATTGTCATTCTCCGGTTGTACAGATGGATATCGAGCAATTGCTGGAGCGTGGTACCATGTCCGAGATTGAGGGCGGCGGTATTGCTTATCAGGACACGACCATTCTGTTGGGGACAGAGATTGAGCTGCGCGAGCCAGGCATGCGCGAGTTCCATATGCTGGCGTATTTCCGTGATCTGAAAACGATGAAGTCCTTCACGGACTGGATGAAACGTTATATGAAAAATGTGAATCTTAGTTCCCAGCGGGTATACGTGCCCGCCCTAGAGATGCAGTCGGAGTTTAAGGCACGTGGTGGACTTATTGTGCCTGCACATGTGTTTACACCGCATAAAGGCATCTATGGCAGTACAGCGCCACGTATGGGCGATGTGCTGGATACTCGTCTTGTGGATGCGGTTGAGCTTGGGTTAAGCTCTGATTCATCCATGGCCAGTTATATTCGGGAGTTGGACCATGTACCGTTTCTGACGAATTCGGATGCGCATTCCCTTGGCAAGATTGGACGGGAGTATAACGAACTGCAAGTTGCAGCACCTTCTTTTGATGAATTTCGCATGGCACTCCAAGGAGAAGCAGGCAGGAAGATTGCTGCCAATTATGGACTGAATCCAAGGCTGGGCAAGTACCATCGTACCTACTGTGCAGCGTGTGGCAGCATTATGGATGAGCAGGCGATGTCGGCAGAACGTTGCCCTCACTGCGGCAGTTTGAAGCTTGTCCAGGGGGTACTGGACCGTATTCTGGCAATCTCTGATCGGGAGATTCCTCATGTGCCTGCCAACAGGCCAGCTTATCATTATCAGGTACCCCTGGACTTCATCCCTGGACTTGGCAAAGCCAAATTGCGCCAGCTACTGGACCATTTTGGTACAGAAATGAACATTCTTCATCGTACGCATGAGGAAGAACTTGCTGCGGTTGTTGGACCTGTGTTGGCAGGTCTTATCGTGGCCGCACGGAACGGCCAACTGGAGCTGTCCTCCGGAGGTGGGGGAACGTATGGGAAGGTTGCTGTTCAGGTGAGATCGTCAGATTAG
- the spoIIM gene encoding stage II sporulation protein M: MRSSYFTFKGQTSLYVFVAVLFLVGVIFGALMVNALSLEQRQDLEGYLGNFFMTVQHSAQVTETGAYWDIAMLHLKWVGLIFILGLSVVGLPGILVLDFLKGVLIGFTVGYLVGQYSWKGLLFALVSVAPHNLFVIPILLVCSVAAMTFSLYIIRNRVLMQRTPGRQRPFASYIVLTLVMAALLLGVASFETWVTPAMMRWVTPMLLPA; encoded by the coding sequence ATGCGCTCTTCCTACTTTACATTTAAAGGTCAGACTTCGTTATATGTATTCGTGGCTGTCTTGTTTCTGGTCGGCGTCATATTTGGCGCGCTTATGGTGAACGCCTTGTCTCTTGAGCAGCGTCAGGATCTGGAGGGGTATCTCGGCAATTTCTTCATGACAGTGCAGCACAGTGCGCAGGTGACTGAGACCGGGGCTTACTGGGACATCGCCATGCTTCATCTGAAATGGGTAGGTCTGATCTTTATTCTGGGATTATCCGTTGTTGGACTGCCGGGTATACTGGTATTGGATTTTCTCAAAGGAGTGCTCATTGGATTCACGGTGGGTTACCTGGTAGGGCAATACTCCTGGAAAGGGCTGCTGTTTGCACTGGTTTCCGTGGCACCGCATAATCTGTTTGTCATTCCGATCCTCCTGGTCTGCAGTGTGGCGGCGATGACATTCTCGTTATACATCATTCGCAATCGTGTTTTGATGCAGCGCACACCTGGTCGACAAAGGCCTTTTGCTTCATATATCGTGTTAACTTTGGTCATGGCTGCATTGCTGCTCGGTGTGGCATCTTTTGAAACATGGGTTACACCTGCGATGATGCGCTGGGTCACGCCAATGCTGTTACCCGCCTAA
- a CDS encoding Fur family transcriptional regulator: MEARIDKIKQQLQSQGYKLTPQREATVRVLLENEEDHLSAEDVFMLVKEKAPEIGLATVYRTLELLSELHVVEKINFGDGVARYDLRGDTSKHHHHHLICVQCGSMDEIREDWLGPLEERLEREFNFSVVDHRLDFHGICYRCKAKNEQKPKDEE; this comes from the coding sequence ATGGAAGCACGGATTGATAAAATTAAGCAGCAACTACAGTCCCAAGGATATAAATTAACGCCCCAGCGGGAAGCCACCGTAAGAGTACTTCTTGAGAATGAAGAAGATCATCTGAGCGCAGAAGACGTATTCATGCTCGTTAAAGAAAAGGCTCCCGAAATCGGTCTGGCAACCGTGTACCGTACCCTCGAACTGCTGAGTGAGCTGCATGTTGTAGAGAAAATCAACTTCGGCGACGGTGTAGCGCGTTATGATCTGCGCGGAGATACATCCAAGCATCACCATCATCACTTAATCTGTGTTCAATGCGGAAGTATGGATGAAATACGTGAAGACTGGCTTGGACCGCTTGAAGAGCGTTTGGAGCGGGAATTCAACTTTTCGGTAGTAGATCACCGACTGGACTTTCATGGAATTTGTTATCGTTGCAAAGCTAAAAATGAACAGAAACCCAAAGATGAAGAATAA
- a CDS encoding DUF4227 family protein — MIISVRRGLRFIRFIIFFAALVYLFYHVLDLFNGWISPVDQYQMPTGNAIKVFQETDWPGNGEGRPTMAERLRLFYWYGE; from the coding sequence ATGATTATATCAGTGCGAAGAGGGCTCCGTTTTATTCGATTTATTATATTTTTTGCTGCATTGGTTTATCTGTTCTATCATGTTCTGGACCTGTTCAATGGTTGGATCTCACCTGTGGACCAGTATCAGATGCCGACTGGCAATGCAATCAAAGTATTTCAGGAAACGGATTGGCCGGGGAATGGAGAAGGACGTCCAACGATGGCAGAGCGTCTCCGTCTGTTCTACTGGTACGGAGAGTAG
- a CDS encoding tyrosine recombinase, producing MKQTIHAYALYLEDDKGMSSSTLESYLRDVDKFIEFADKEYGIREADQVRRTHVVLFAGQLKQAGRANATIARSIVSLRSYFHFLMRRGDIIQDPTFDVEAPKADKSPPQVLSIQEIEQLLSAPDIHTPQGVRDRAMLELLYATGIRVSELIALDIRDVQPGMRFIRCGGAGKERILPIGAPAAHWASVYVEEFRSNLLKTDSDEQALFVNVTGRRLTRQGFWKLLEKAAVDAGISEEITPHTLRHSFAAHLIANGADTRAVQDMLGHVEQPGQQYGNHGRKTMKEIYETHHPRAR from the coding sequence ATGAAACAGACGATACACGCCTACGCCTTGTACTTGGAAGATGATAAAGGGATGTCGAGCAGCACACTTGAATCGTATCTCCGAGACGTGGACAAGTTCATTGAATTTGCAGATAAGGAATATGGCATACGCGAAGCCGATCAGGTCAGACGCACGCATGTCGTCCTGTTTGCGGGTCAACTCAAACAGGCAGGTCGCGCCAATGCAACCATTGCCCGCAGTATTGTATCTCTACGCTCCTACTTTCATTTTTTGATGCGGCGGGGAGATATTATACAGGACCCTACGTTTGATGTTGAAGCTCCCAAGGCGGACAAGTCGCCGCCACAGGTGTTAAGCATACAGGAGATTGAGCAATTGCTGTCAGCACCTGATATTCATACACCACAGGGTGTAAGAGATCGAGCGATGCTTGAACTGTTATATGCTACAGGCATTCGGGTCTCGGAACTGATTGCGCTGGACATTCGGGATGTACAGCCGGGCATGCGCTTTATACGATGCGGTGGGGCGGGCAAGGAACGCATCCTTCCCATTGGTGCACCAGCTGCACATTGGGCAAGTGTATATGTGGAGGAATTCCGCAGCAATTTGCTCAAAACCGATTCGGACGAGCAGGCGCTATTCGTCAATGTAACGGGCAGACGTTTGACCCGGCAGGGCTTCTGGAAGCTGCTCGAAAAAGCGGCGGTGGACGCGGGAATCTCGGAAGAGATTACGCCGCATACGCTGCGTCACTCCTTTGCGGCACACCTGATTGCCAATGGGGCGGATACACGTGCTGTTCAGGACATGCTGGGTCACGTGGAGCAGCCTGGACAGCAATATGGCAATCATGGTCGCAAAACGATGAAAGAAATCTATGAAACCCATCATCCGAGGGCAAGATAG
- a CDS encoding purine-nucleoside phosphorylase yields the protein MTALNQQMISEAASYIQSKSSIKPEVGLILGSGLGVLAELIEDGVSIAYQDIPHFPVSTVEGHEGELLVGTIKGRPVVMMKGRFHMYEGYGPELTAFPVRVMKELGVSSLLVTNAAGGVNTSYEAGDLMLISDHLNLTGKNPLIGPNDAALGVRFPDLSEAYSRRLRALAKDTAASQGFNVREGVYAGMLGPNYETPAEIKMLRTLGADAVGMSTVSEVIVARHAGLEVLGISCISNMAAGILDQPLSHDEVMETTERVRESFLALVLAVIPQM from the coding sequence ATGACAGCATTAAACCAACAAATGATTTCGGAAGCAGCATCTTATATTCAAAGCAAAAGCTCCATCAAGCCGGAAGTCGGTTTGATTTTGGGTTCGGGTCTTGGCGTACTGGCAGAACTGATTGAGGATGGCGTAAGCATCGCTTATCAGGATATTCCGCATTTTCCGGTGTCCACTGTAGAAGGACATGAAGGTGAGCTATTGGTCGGAACCATCAAAGGTCGTCCAGTCGTGATGATGAAAGGCCGTTTCCACATGTACGAAGGATATGGTCCGGAATTGACAGCTTTCCCGGTACGAGTAATGAAAGAGCTGGGTGTAAGCAGCTTGCTTGTAACCAATGCGGCGGGTGGCGTGAATACGTCGTATGAAGCTGGAGACTTGATGCTGATCTCAGATCACTTGAATCTTACAGGCAAAAATCCACTGATCGGACCCAATGACGCTGCACTGGGTGTGCGTTTCCCGGATTTGTCGGAAGCATATAGCCGCCGTTTGCGCGCACTCGCGAAGGACACGGCCGCGTCACAAGGTTTTAACGTACGTGAAGGGGTATACGCAGGTATGCTCGGACCGAACTACGAGACGCCAGCAGAGATCAAAATGCTGCGTACCTTGGGTGCAGACGCAGTAGGCATGTCCACTGTCTCTGAAGTGATCGTGGCACGCCATGCAGGTCTGGAAGTGCTCGGCATTTCCTGTATCAGCAACATGGCTGCCGGAATCTTGGACCAGCCGCTTTCACACGATGAGGTAATGGAAACGACGGAACGGGTTCGTGAATCGTTCCTAGCGCTGGTATTGGCTGTTATTCCACAAATGTAA
- the spoIIAA gene encoding anti-sigma F factor antagonist, protein MNLHVEMEHHRGILIVRLSGELDHHTADMVRMQMDEAIQRRQSEHLVLSLKDLQFMDSSGLGVILGRYKLIKNKGGKMVVCDVNSPVYRLLEMSGLFKIMPIYENEGTALSGLEVVS, encoded by the coding sequence GTGAACTTGCATGTGGAAATGGAACACCATCGCGGGATTCTGATTGTACGATTATCCGGGGAGCTGGATCACCATACAGCTGACATGGTACGGATGCAAATGGATGAAGCCATCCAGCGGAGACAAAGCGAGCATCTCGTACTCAGCCTGAAAGATCTGCAATTTATGGACAGTTCGGGTCTGGGTGTCATTTTGGGAAGATACAAGCTCATTAAGAATAAAGGCGGCAAGATGGTGGTCTGTGACGTCAATTCGCCGGTGTACCGTTTGCTGGAAATGTCGGGTCTGTTCAAGATAATGCCGATATACGAAAATGAGGGAACTGCTCTCTCAGGTCTGGAGGTCGTCTCATGA
- the spoIIAB gene encoding anti-sigma F factor — protein sequence MNEGTGTNFMNLQFAAKSENESFARVTVAAFISQLDPTMDELSDLKTVISEAVTNSIIHGYNNNAEGVVSIQAEIREDMITIIVEDRGEGIEDLELAKQPLYTSKPELERSGMGFTIMENFMDEFAVSSEPGRGTSIKMKKRIESKKALYN from the coding sequence ATGAATGAAGGAACAGGGACAAATTTCATGAATCTGCAATTCGCGGCCAAGTCAGAGAATGAGTCGTTTGCACGGGTAACCGTTGCAGCGTTTATCTCCCAGCTTGATCCAACGATGGACGAGCTCAGTGACCTGAAGACGGTCATTTCGGAAGCTGTGACCAATAGCATTATTCACGGATACAACAACAACGCGGAAGGTGTTGTGTCCATCCAGGCCGAGATTCGGGAAGACATGATTACGATTATTGTGGAAGATCGCGGTGAAGGAATCGAAGATCTTGAACTGGCCAAGCAGCCGCTATATACGTCCAAACCCGAACTTGAGCGGTCGGGCATGGGCTTTACCATTATGGAAAACTTCATGGATGAATTCGCAGTCAGCAGTGAGCCCGGCAGAGGCACCTCCATCAAGATGAAAAAAAGGATTGAATCCAAGAAAGCATTGTATAATTAG
- a CDS encoding EamA family transporter: MTAFAKSKYSGILLVLTGAICWGVGGTVSQKLFQLDGIEVNWYVTVRLLIAGLLLLVIQSFTRGRVQILDVWRNKQTAIQLIIFGLVGMLAVQYTYMASIKHGNSAVATLLQYLSPVMIMIYLALWKRSALTRNDLLCAILALGGCFLLLTNGSITQLSVSWIAVMWGLLSGVSAAFYTLFAVQLIKRFDSLVVVGWAMIIAGLGMSFIHPPWSMDFGSITLETYGYLIFTILFGTMIAFWFYIASLKRLSPKETSLLGSAEPLAAVGTTVIWLHEPFGIYQWIGMACILGMMLVMQSNRSGSTTLTTNNLPRHKAR, encoded by the coding sequence ATGACAGCTTTTGCAAAATCCAAATATTCAGGTATTTTACTCGTTTTGACGGGAGCCATATGCTGGGGAGTCGGAGGTACGGTATCTCAAAAATTGTTTCAACTGGATGGCATTGAAGTCAACTGGTATGTAACTGTTCGACTGCTGATTGCGGGGCTACTCCTTCTGGTTATTCAATCGTTCACACGTGGTCGAGTTCAGATTTTAGATGTGTGGAGAAATAAGCAAACAGCCATACAGCTGATCATTTTCGGACTGGTGGGCATGCTTGCCGTTCAATATACCTATATGGCATCCATTAAACATGGCAATTCCGCAGTAGCTACACTCCTGCAATACCTGTCCCCTGTCATGATCATGATATACCTTGCACTATGGAAGCGTTCTGCCCTCACACGCAATGACCTCCTATGCGCTATTCTCGCTCTTGGTGGCTGTTTTCTCCTGCTGACAAATGGCTCTATTACTCAGTTATCTGTCTCCTGGATAGCAGTGATGTGGGGTCTGTTATCCGGGGTTTCTGCTGCATTTTACACGCTGTTTGCCGTGCAATTGATTAAACGGTTCGATTCACTTGTTGTGGTTGGCTGGGCTATGATCATCGCTGGTCTGGGAATGAGTTTTATTCACCCTCCCTGGTCAATGGATTTTGGGAGTATCACGCTGGAAACTTACGGTTATTTGATATTTACGATCCTTTTTGGAACCATGATTGCTTTTTGGTTTTATATTGCGAGTCTCAAAAGACTCTCTCCCAAAGAGACCAGTCTTCTCGGGAGCGCAGAGCCCCTTGCTGCGGTTGGAACAACCGTCATATGGCTCCATGAACCCTTCGGCATCTATCAATGGATTGGTATGGCATGCATTCTTGGCATGATGCTGGTCATGCAATCCAATCGTTCGGGATCTACTACATTAACAACAAATAACCTCCCTCGCCATAAAGCGCGATAG
- a CDS encoding stage V sporulation protein AA: MSQTPTPMVYVRLRSRIRIQRGRAVQLGDIAHVLTSSEDQEQRLLALELLRPGPEDGNLILIDILQVIPRIRHILPEVTVELMGSGHTLVEVIAGNGQPSKSLFILVWLLLFFGSALTIMNFHADVNMQEVQIRIVEMLTGHRDEHPYLFQVAYSIGIGFGMAVFFNHLFKKKWNEEPTPLEVEMFLYQQNVDQYVVIEESERMHEQERREMNADERS, from the coding sequence ATGTCCCAGACACCCACTCCAATGGTCTACGTTCGTCTGCGCAGCCGTATTCGCATCCAGAGGGGCAGAGCAGTCCAGCTTGGAGACATTGCACATGTGCTGACTTCTTCCGAAGATCAGGAGCAAAGGTTGCTAGCGCTTGAACTTTTGCGCCCTGGACCGGAGGATGGCAATCTGATTCTCATTGACATATTGCAGGTTATTCCCCGAATTCGGCACATCTTGCCGGAGGTAACTGTGGAACTGATGGGATCAGGTCATACACTGGTTGAAGTTATCGCGGGAAATGGTCAGCCTTCCAAGTCGCTGTTCATTCTGGTGTGGCTACTGCTGTTCTTCGGATCAGCCTTAACGATCATGAATTTTCATGCCGATGTGAACATGCAGGAAGTACAGATTCGAATTGTGGAGATGCTGACTGGGCATCGGGACGAACATCCCTATCTGTTCCAGGTGGCCTATTCCATCGGAATCGGGTTCGGTATGGCGGTTTTCTTCAATCATTTGTTCAAGAAGAAGTGGAATGAGGAGCCTACTCCGCTGGAAGTGGAGATGTTCCTCTATCAGCAAAATGTAGATCAATATGTGGTCATCGAGGAAAGCGAACGGATGCATGAGCAGGAACGCAGGGAGATGAATGCGGATGAGCGTTCTTAA
- a CDS encoding stage V sporulation protein AB: protein MRMSVLNGAISIVLGIAGGIAVGSGVIALILVLDMIPRLAQLTQSYDKTHWYEGALIGGSLVGTVADFWHWKMHGVLLLSPIVGLFCGVFIGLLAAALTEVLNVLPVLAKRLGMKPYLFGLLLAMILGKMTGSLFDFFIYQR from the coding sequence ATGCGGATGAGCGTTCTTAATGGAGCAATCAGCATTGTATTGGGTATAGCAGGGGGAATTGCCGTAGGAAGCGGCGTAATTGCGCTCATTCTGGTGCTCGATATGATTCCCAGGTTGGCTCAACTTACGCAATCGTATGACAAGACTCACTGGTACGAAGGGGCGCTAATTGGCGGTTCACTGGTAGGCACGGTGGCGGACTTTTGGCATTGGAAAATGCATGGGGTACTGCTGCTCAGCCCAATCGTTGGCTTATTCTGTGGCGTGTTCATCGGTCTGCTCGCCGCAGCACTCACCGAGGTGCTTAATGTACTGCCCGTGCTAGCCAAACGATTAGGCATGAAACCTTATTTATTTGGATTACTGCTCGCGATGATTTTGGGTAAAATGACAGGTTCCCTGTTTGATTTTTTTATATATCAGCGGTAA